The DNA window CCATTGGCTGACGGCGGCCACCTGTTCATCCAGCGTCAGGCGGGAATTACGTGCCACGGCGGCCAGCTGCAGCCAGTGGCCGAACTGGGTATCGGGGCTGCGTTCGGCCCATTCCAGCAGTTCCGCTTCCGGCATCAGCATCAGGTTTTGCCAGATGCGTTCATGGTTGGTTTTAGCAGCGTCGCCACTGAGCAGCGGCGCCTGAAAATCGCGCTCGCGGGCTGCGGCCAGATACTGGCCGGTGGCTTCATACCAGCGCGCTTTTAACAGGCTGGCCTGAATTTCCTGCGCGCTGCTGGCTTGCGGCAACAGATCGTTCAGTTCGGTTAAATAAGGCGCACTGAGGTCCGGCTCCTGCAGCATCAGATACAGCTCGGCGGATAACAGCAGAAAATCAATACGTTCACGGGCGCTCAGGTTGCGCTCGCCCAGAGGTTGCAATTGCGCGGCGGCGTTGCCAAACTCGCCGGCATCCAGCGCGCGCCGGGCCTGTTGCAACAAACTGGCCGTACCTTGTTGGTCACCCGCTATCGTTGCTGCGGTATCCACCGGGCCGGGTTTACTGGCGCAGCCGCTGAGGGCGGCACAACCGGCCAGCAGCAACCATAATGACGCGCGCGCCATTCCGCTTAATCCAGATTCAGGTAACTTTTCCCGCATGACATCCGATTCCAGAACTCAGGCCGGCACGCTCTACATTGTGGCGACACCGATTGGCAATTTGTCCGACCTGACCGTAAGAGCCCAGCAGGTGCTGGCCAGCGTCGATGTGATTGCGTGCGAGGATACCAGACATACCAGCAAATTACTCCAGCACCTGGGGCTGCATAAGCCGCTGTTGTCGGTGCATGAACACAACGAACGCGACCGCATTGAACAGGTGGCGCAATTGCTCCGCAAAGGGCAGAGCATGGCGCTGGTTTCCGATGCCGGCACGCCGCTGATTTCCGACCCCGGCTACCCTCTGGTGCAGGGTTTGCGCCAGCTGGGCCTGCCGGTAACGCCCATTCCCGGTGTCAGTGCCATTATTACCGCCCTGAGTGCGGCGGGCTTACCCACCGACCGTTTTACCTTTGAAGGCTTTCTGCCGCACAAAGCCGGCAGCAAACGTGAAAAACTGGAAGCCCAGGCGCAGGAACCGCGCACCCTGGTGTACTACGAAGCCAAACACCGCATTCTGGAAACTCTGCAGATGATGGCCGAGGTATTCGGCCCCGAACGCCCGGCCTGCGTGGCGCGCGAACTGACCAAAACTTTCGAGACTTTTTACCACGGTACGCTGCCTGAGATTCTGGCGCAGATCAGCGCCGACGACGACCAGCAAAAAGGCGAGTTTGTGGTGATGATTGCCGGCAACCCAAACCCGGCGCCAAGCAGCGAAGTGGACAG is part of the Venatoribacter cucullus genome and encodes:
- the rsmI gene encoding 16S rRNA (cytidine(1402)-2'-O)-methyltransferase, whose protein sequence is MTSDSRTQAGTLYIVATPIGNLSDLTVRAQQVLASVDVIACEDTRHTSKLLQHLGLHKPLLSVHEHNERDRIEQVAQLLRKGQSMALVSDAGTPLISDPGYPLVQGLRQLGLPVTPIPGVSAIITALSAAGLPTDRFTFEGFLPHKAGSKREKLEAQAQEPRTLVYYEAKHRILETLQMMAEVFGPERPACVARELTKTFETFYHGTLPEILAQISADDDQQKGEFVVMIAGNPNPAPSSEVDSEKLFRLLLAELPPKKAAAVIAELTGVNKKELYQKALEIQGKA